From Salvia splendens isolate huo1 chromosome 16, SspV2, whole genome shotgun sequence, a single genomic window includes:
- the LOC121772140 gene encoding ABC transporter E family member 2-like, translated as MADQKLTRIAIVSSDKCKPKKCRQECKKSCPVVKTGKLCIEVTPASKIAFISEELCIGCGICVKKCPFEAIQIINLPKDLDKDTTHRYGPNTFKLHRLPVPRPGQVLGLVGTNGIGKSTALKVLAGKLKPNLGRFNNPPDWQEILTYFRGSELQNYFTRILEDNLKAIIKPQYIDHIPKIAQGNVGKVLSEKDERDMKQELAADLKLIQVMDRNVGDLSGGELQRFAIAVAAVQNADIYMFDEPSSYLDVKQRLKAAQVVRSLLRPNSYVIVVEHDLSVLDYLSDFICCLYGRPGVYGVVTLPFSVREGINIFLAGFVPTENLRFRDESLTFKVAETPQESMEEIETYARYKYPTMTKTQGNFRLKAVEGEFTDSQIIVMLGENGTGKTTFIRMLVPGHLKPDSVEGSDVEIPEFNVSYKPQKISPKYKGSVRMLLISRIRDSYMHPQFVSDVMKPLLIEQLMDEEVVNLSGGELQRVALTICLGKPADIYLIDEPSAFLDSEQRIVASKVIKRFILHAKKTAFVVEHDFIMATYLADRVIVYEGKPSIDCVANSPQSLLTGMNLFLSHLDITFRRDPTNFRPRINKLESTKDREQKSAGSYYYLDD; from the exons ATGGCGGACCAGAAACTCACGCGTATTGCCATAGTGAGCTCCGACAAGTGTAAGCCTAAGAAATGTCGGCAGGAGTGCAAAAAGAGTTGTCCTGTTGTCAAAACAG gtaaactttgcatagaAGTGACTCCTGCATCCAAGATAGCTTTCATCTCAGAGGAGTTGTGTATTGGATGTGGTATCTGTGTCAAG AAATGCCCATTTGAAGCAATTCAGATTATTAATCTACCAAAAGACTTGGACAAGGATACAACCCATCGTTATGGCCCTAACACCTTTAAATTGCATAG ATTACCTGTACCGAGACCTGGGCAAGTTCTGGGCCTGGTGGGAACTAATGGCATTGGAAAATCTACTGCACTAAAAGTTTTGGCCGGGAAGTTGAAACCTAACTTGGGACGCTTTAAT AATCCTCCTGATTGGCAAGAAATTTTAACTTATTTTCGAGGATCTGAACTGCAAAATTACTTCACCCGTATTCTTGAAGATAATTTGAAG GCAATCATCAAGCCCCAGTACATTGATCACATTCCTAAAATTGCTCAAGGAAACGTTGGGAAAGTTCTTTCTGAGAAAGATGAGAGGGATATGAAACAAGAACTTGCTGCTGACCTTAAGTTGATTCAGGTTATGGACCGTAATGTGGGAGATCTATCAGGTGGAGAGCTTCAGAGGTTTGCAATAGCTGTTGCTGCTGTACAGAATGCAGATATTTACATGTTTGATGAGCCATCAAGTTATCTTGATGTTAAACAAAGACTAAAAGCTGCCCAAGTTGTTAGATCATTGCTTCGACCTAATAG CTATGTGATTGTGGTAGAGCATGATCTTAGTGTGCTTGATTATTTGTCGGACTTCATATGCTGCCTTTATGGGAGACCTGGTGTATATGGGGTAGTTACTCTTCCATTCTCTGTTAGAGaaggaattaatatttttctGGCTGGATTTGTTCCAACCGAAAATCTTAGGTTTAGAGATGAATCTCTTACATTTAAG GTTGCAGAGACTCCACAAGAAAGTATGGAGGAAATTGAAACATATGCAAGATACAAGTATCCAACCATGACTAAGACTCAGGGAAACTTCAGGCTCAAGGCAGTGGAGGGTGAATTCACCGATTCACAAATTATCGTGATGCTCGGAGAAAATGGGACAGGAAAGACAACCTTCATACGGATGCTGGTAC CTGGCCACTTGAAGCCTGATTCAGTAGAAGGATCTGATGTTGAAATTCCTGAGTTCAATGTCTCTTACAAGCCACAGAAAATAAGTCCTAAATATAAGGGTAGCGTGAGAATGCTGTTGATTTCAAGAATTCGTGATTCTTACATGCATCCTCAGTTTGTATCTGATGTGATGAAGCCTCTATTGATTGAGCAATTGATGGATGAAGAGGTGGTGAATCTTTCTGGTGGAGAATTGCAGAGGGTTGCCCTCACTATTTGTCTTGGAAAG CCAGCTGATATATATTTGATAGATGAACCAAGTGCCTTTCTTGACTCAGAGCAGCGCATTGTTGCTTCAAAAGTCATAAAGAGGTTCATACTTCACGCGAAGAAGACTGCATTTGTTGTGGAGCATGATTTCATCATGGCAACATACCTTGCTGATAGGGTGATTGTGTATGAGGGAAAGCCATCCATTGACTGTGTTGCCAATTCACCTCAATCACTGCTGACTGGAATGAACCTCTTCTTATCT CACCTGGATATCACATTCAGAAGGGACCCCACAAATTTCCGGCCTAGAATCAACAAACTCGAGTCGACCAAGGATCGGGAGCAGAAGTCCGCTGGATCTTACTATTATTTGGATGACTAA